From Candidatus Polarisedimenticolaceae bacterium:
TGGCGGTCGATCTGGGCATCGATTGGCTGCACGAACAGCGGCAGTGAAGGGTATGCTGTGGACAACCACTCAAACTCGATCGCGGTCGACATGAAGTGCGCTCCCCGGCAGCACCGGAAACCGCACTGGACACAATTAAAGCCGAGACTTCCATCTGCGAATGGAAAGTAGAGCCGAAGCCCGTCGAACATCGAAGCGGCTAGATCGGACAACATACGAAACGTGTCACACAGTTGTCTGAGATTATCGCAAGGTCCTGAGCAACTGTTCGAATGAGAAATCCGGGTGAAACACGCCTTGCGCCGTTCGGGCACGAGCTATCAGCTCCGTACGATCAATTCGGCGCGAGTCCATCGATCCGAGAACTACATACCCGCCGTTGAACGGCATCTCGAAGACGTATGTTTGCGGAAACATGGACCGAATCGAAGCCAAGTCAGCACTGATTCGATCATGCCAGTTGATGTTGAAGACGATTATCCCACCGGGCGTTAGCCTTCGTTGAACGTTCTGGTAGAACGTTACCGTTCTCATCGTCGAGTCAACACCTATGGCATCAGTGGAATCTGAAGGCGTGAGGTACGTGTCCATGTAAATCACGTCGTACATTTGATCCGTGCTCTTGAGGAATTCCACTCCATCGGCTGTTACGACGTTCACTTTCTCGTCGGACCTAACTCCGAAATACTCGCTCGCGATTCGAGTTACTTCCGGATCGATTTCGACTGCATCCACTCTCAAGGAAGGATCGTACTCGCGTAGGAAAAGGACCATTGCCCCACCACCCAGACCCACGATCAGCACCCGTTCTTGATGAGGGCGGAGCAGATAGCTGGCAAACATGAATGGTCCGTAGTTCAGTCTAAGGGCGTAAGGTCTAACGAGATCGACTTGGGTTTGGATCGCTTCGTTTCCATCGGGACCCGCGAACGTCAGACTCCTTACTGAACCCAGTTGTCGAACTCTGATGGTGGAGTACTTTGATTTTCGTTCGAGTTGGACAGCCCCCCACTTTTCATCAAGTCGCTTGTTGGTGCCGGCGGCAGGCGCGTTCGGTGTGGTGGCACCGCAAGAGACCATGAGACTTAGAGCAAGTGCGGCTGCAATCCGCACTCCTGCGCCGTGTGACCAGTGGTTTGCAATCCCCTGAATTCGAGCTTGCTCCATGTTCACCAGCTTAACCAACCGTCTCGGCCAAGAGTGCCCAGGGCTTGGAGCACCATTCCCACGTCCACATTGGCGTGCTCTGCTAGGTTCCGCGCCGTCCAATGGCCGCCGTGCGAAGAAACATCTCTGAGGACTACTGCTATCCATTCATCTGGTGGGTCCAATTCAATCCCTCGAACGATCTCATCGAACTCGTCCACTAGGTAAACCTTCGCGGAGTGTATAGTTTCGGGGAATCCACGCGTGAGCTTGTATCCTTCATGCAGTCTGGGCTTCGACTCCTGAGTCCAACCGTCGCGACGAAGCCCCGCTCGCGGCGAAAACGCTTCAAGACTGAGTTTCAGATCTTCAACATCAGGCAGAATGCTATAGGCTGGGCCACGGAGTCCCGGCTTGCCGAAGGTGAAGTAAAGCACGGCACGTATTCGGTCCCGGCTTGTGTTCGCGCCGCCAGAGTGGACCAGCTTACTGTTCATGAAGGTGGCTGATCCTGCCGGAAGCTCAAGCACTTCTGCTCGGCTCTCGTCAAAGCTACTGTGCGCTCTTACCACCTCCGACGACGTAAGATGGCTGTGGGGAATGACGCGCAATGCTCCGGCAGCTCGGTGGGTCGCAGCCAAGTTGACGAAGACAGAGAGCAGCGAAGTCTCCGGGTTCGTTTCGTCCGGATGGAAGGGTTGGCTCTCAGCGCCGGGGAAGACTGTTATCGAACTAAGCTCGACAAGGCGCCGGTCGCTTCCAAGAAACACCTCCGCTGTGTAGTACGCGGGTTCGAGCACCCTCGTAATCGCACTTCGCACCGTTTCCGAGAGTGGCAATGGACGGTGAATTCGATAGTAAGGTGAATGAACATACTGCGGTGAGCCCGTGCAAAATGCAGTGAGCACTTCCAAGAGCAAACTAGAGCATGTCTCTTCGTCAAGTAGTTCGGCGATCGTGAAAAACCCGTTCGTCGCGAAATCGGTTGCGAAATCGCTGGTCATTCTCGCCTCGGGGCTTTGTCGCATGACGAGCTACAGTGGAATCGCGCTCAAGCCGTGTCGTGGTGCAGCTTCAAGTAGACGAGCACGTATAAACTCACTGAGAGTTCAAGCAAGATTGCCGTGATACGCCATGCTGGACGCCATAGCCAGATCGCCAGGTAACCCAGCGACGTGCCGCCTACCAATAGCTTCGACCTCGGTGTGGCTTCCGGGAGTGCTAGGTAGCGAAGCGAAAGGAGAATTGCGGCGACCAAAGACACCAGCGAATACGGCATCAGGAAGTCCTTGAGACTGGACCATTCAGGCGTGCGATACTAGCGCGCGAACCGTGGAAACGGAAGCGCGGAGAGAAACAGGATGGGGGTAGGCGCCAGATCTACGACCGTCCTCCCGACTCCCCCACGCACGGGTGGGACTCTGGAAGCCAACCGTACCACCTATTGGCGAGTAGGCCTCGGGAGGTTTCGCGCCGGAGCCTTCTTGGCGGGCTTTGCCCTAATGACACTTGAATTGGTCTCGTCGCGGGTGGTTGACCCGATCGCAGGGTCGTCGCTATTTGCCTGGACATCCATTATCGGCGTGACCTTACTCGGACTGGCCTTTGGAGCGTATTGGGGCGGTCGCACGATCGACAACGATCCCAGGATCATCAGAATCGTTCGCGCGAGTTCTGGTGCTGCCTTTCTCGTCGCCGCTGTTCCACTGCTGGCAACAGCTGGAAGACCGATCATGGGCGCGCCTTTACCAATCGAACTCTGCTCCACCGCTCTCGTTTTTTACCTGTTCTTCGCGCCCAGTATGTTGCTCGGGATGTTGTTGCCCATGCTGCTGAAGCTTGCTCCAAAGCACGAAAGGGGATTGGGAGTCGCCTATGGTTCCCTCTCAATGTTCTGGTCATTTGGGAGCATCGTGGGAGTGTTCGGCACTGGGTTTGTATTCATCTCAGTCCTTGGCAGTCGCGGAACGCTTTACGGAATAGCCACGACACTGCTTGTCAACTCGTTCTGGTTCCATTTCGCGTCGCCGGATCGTGGCACTCGATCGGAACGCGTGTTCCTGTGGGGTACGATGTTCGGGACTGTACTAATCGGTTTTTCGAGCTCGTTGCTCCTGCAGCC
This genomic window contains:
- a CDS encoding fused MFS/spermidine synthase, giving the protein MEQARIQGIANHWSHGAGVRIAAALALSLMVSCGATTPNAPAAGTNKRLDEKWGAVQLERKSKYSTIRVRQLGSVRSLTFAGPDGNEAIQTQVDLVRPYALRLNYGPFMFASYLLRPHQERVLIVGLGGGAMVLFLREYDPSLRVDAVEIDPEVTRIASEYFGVRSDEKVNVVTADGVEFLKSTDQMYDVIYMDTYLTPSDSTDAIGVDSTMRTVTFYQNVQRRLTPGGIIVFNINWHDRISADLASIRSMFPQTYVFEMPFNGGYVVLGSMDSRRIDRTELIARARTAQGVFHPDFSFEQLLRTLR
- a CDS encoding phytanoyl-CoA dioxygenase family protein — encoded protein: MLEPAYYTAEVFLGSDRRLVELSSITVFPGAESQPFHPDETNPETSLLSVFVNLAATHRAAGALRVIPHSHLTSSEVVRAHSSFDESRAEVLELPAGSATFMNSKLVHSGGANTSRDRIRAVLYFTFGKPGLRGPAYSILPDVEDLKLSLEAFSPRAGLRRDGWTQESKPRLHEGYKLTRGFPETIHSAKVYLVDEFDEIVRGIELDPPDEWIAVVLRDVSSHGGHWTARNLAEHANVDVGMVLQALGTLGRDGWLSW
- a CDS encoding fused MFS/spermidine synthase, giving the protein MAGFALMTLELVSSRVVDPIAGSSLFAWTSIIGVTLLGLAFGAYWGGRTIDNDPRIIRIVRASSGAAFLVAAVPLLATAGRPIMGAPLPIELCSTALVFYLFFAPSMLLGMLLPMLLKLAPKHERGLGVAYGSLSMFWSFGSIVGVFGTGFVFISVLGSRGTLYGIATTLLVNSFWFHFASPDRGTRSERVFLWGTMFGTVLIGFSSSLLLQP